In Drosophila yakuba strain Tai18E2 chromosome 2R, Prin_Dyak_Tai18E2_2.1, whole genome shotgun sequence, a single genomic region encodes these proteins:
- the LOC6529357 gene encoding pre-mRNA-splicing factor Syf2: METTKTAAEKLAERKARLLDLHKKRQEARTDNHHEVVAEDARKKLPKNWEARKRQAEWILADDKARSEAQAAGKDYERLKLLEVSAVDADRIEKKKKRKDNPDLGFSTYEAQTARQYNRLVKSMPVRDMEKYERQKEELGDAFYGGAHTTLHSRTKDTPGAINKMVTDLEQQIERRKKYSRRRIYNDDADVDFINERNSKFNKKLDRFYSEHTAEIKQNLERGTAI, from the coding sequence ATGGAGACCACAAAAACAGCTGCGGAAAAGTTGGCGGAGCGCAAGGCGCGTCTGCTGGACCTGCACAAGAAGCGCCAGGAGGCGCGTACGGACAACCACCATGAAGTAGTGGCAGAGGACGCCCGCAAGAAGCTCCCCAAGAACTGGGAGGCTCGCAAGCGACAAGCGGAATGGATCCTAGCGGACGACAAGGCGCGATCGGAGGCGCAGGCAGCTGGCAAGGATTACGAACGTCTAAAGCTTTTGGAGGTCTCCGCGGTCGATGCGGATCGCATtgagaaaaagaagaagcgTAAAGACAATCCAGATCTTGGTTTCTCGACATACGAGGCCCAAACAGCCAGGCAGTACAACAGATTGGTCAAGAGTATGCCTGTCCGCGATATGGAAAAGTACGAGCGCCAGAAGGAGGAGCTCGGCGACGCATTTTACGGTGGTGCACACACCACTTTGCATTCGAGGACGAAGGACACCCCAGGTGCTATTAACAAAATGGTTACAGACCTGGAGCAGCAGATAGAGCGTCGCAAGAAGTACTCTCGCAGGAGGATCTACAATGACGATGCGGATGTGGACTTCATCAACGAGAGGAACTCCAAGTTCAACAAGAAGCTGGACCGATTCTACAGCGAGCATACAGCCGAGATCAAACAAAATCTGGAGCGTGGAACAGCTATTTAA
- the LOC6529358 gene encoding uncharacterized protein LOC6529358 codes for MKRVGSSDSKSKILIFKPIGIMQQFSAREKYLVSNTLNCWPVMLQGHSVLIDLHNETSVAGIIDVADGHMTCELTHAVFFDRNGGQHPFDHFMVRNRMIRQIHIPSHLDAEQELRSAMERGVLRRKRVETKGGKRTFKQKRAEVRHKETLQMISQQQKNKQET; via the coding sequence ATGAAGCGAGTTGGCAGCTCCGATTCCAAGAGCAAAATACTTATTTTCAAACCTATCGGAATAATGCAGCAGTTTAGTGCGCGGGAGAAGTATTTGGTGTCCAATACCTTGAATTGCTGGCCCGTAATGCTGCAGGGCCATTCCGTGCTGATCGATCTGCACAACGAGACCTCCGTGGCCGGGATCATCGATGTGGCGGATGGACACATGACCTGCGAGCTCACCCATGCAGTTTTCTTCGATCGCAACGGCGGTCAGCACCCCTTTGATCACTTCATGGTGCGGAATCGCATGATCCGGCAGATCCACATACCTTCGCACTTGGATGCCGAGCAGGAACTTCGCAGCGCCATGGAACGGGGAGTCCTGCGAAGAAAGCGAGTGGAAACCAAGGGTGGAAAGCGGACTTTCAAGCAAAAACGTGCGGAAGTGCGTCACAAGGAAACATTGCAAATGATCTCCCAGCAACAAAAGAATAAGCAGGAGACCTAA
- the LOC6529359 gene encoding proteasome subunit beta type-5 yields the protein MALAEICKISNAPYMRPTAWSSADVEEGQNALTCNLANPYALAAPPFENPLHNLNQIQANADKTGIKIDFDHGTTTLGFKFKGGVLLAVDSRATGGSYIGSQSMKKIVEINQFMLGTLAGGAADCVYWDRVLSKECRLHELRNKERISVAAASKIMANIAHEYKGMGLSMGMMLAGFDKRGPGLYYVDSEGSRTPGNLFSVGSGSLYAYGVLDSGYHWDLEDEEAQELGRRAIYHATFRDAYSGGIIRVYHIKEDGWVNISNTDCMELHYKYQEQQKQQTAK from the exons ATGGCTTTGGCTGAAATCTGCAAGATATCAAATGCTCCGTACATGAGGCCCACGGCCTGGTCATCGGCGGACGTGGAGGAAGGGCAAAATGCGCTTACTTGCAATCTGGCCAATCCCTACGCACTGGCTGCTCCGCCATTCGAGAAT CCCCTTCACAACCTAAATCAGATTCAGGCCAATGCCGACAAGACCGGCATCAAAATCGACTTCGATCACGGCACCACAACGTTGGGCTTCAAGTTCAAGGGTGGCGTCCTCCTGGCAGTCGATTCTCGTGCCACTGGTGGGTCGTACATTGGCTCCCAGTCGATGAAGAAGATCGTGGAGATCAATCAGTTCATGCTGGGCACTTTGGCCGGTGGTGCAGCCGATTGTGTTTATTGGGACAGAGTCCTTTCGAAGGAATGCCGCCTGCACGAGCTGCGAAACAAGGAGCGCATCTCGGTGGCCGCCGCCAGCAAGATAATGGCGAACATAGCCCACGAATACAAGGGAATGGGTCTGAGCATGGGCATGATGCTGGCCGGTTTCGATAAGCGTGGTCCTGGCCTGTACTATGTGGACTCCGAGGGATCCCGGACGCCAGGCAATCTTTTCTCCGTGGGCAGTGGGTCTCTGTACGCCTACGGAGTCCTGGACTCCGGCTATCATTGGGACCTGGAGGACGAGGAGGCCCAGGAGCTTGGACGTCGCGCCATCTACCATGCCACTTTCAGGGATGCCTACTCCGGGGGTATCATTCGCGTGTATCACATTAAGGAAGACGGCTGGGTCAACATCTCCAACACCGATTGCATGGAGCTGCACTACAAATACCaggagcagcaaaagcagcagacCGCTAAGTAG
- the LOC6529360 gene encoding uncharacterized protein LOC6529360 → MQHGSSRIPKQEALPNAIFGPDSSNWTSLHEAVAAGDDRRVEGLLFSNADRLARESVQGNTPLHEAASRGFSRCVKLICAPPTPSASSGVGKPGKGQKDKDKDKSKGRVKVAHQTIEALHNSALGIANNEGLSALHLAAQNGHNQSSRELLLAGADPDVQNNYGDTPLHTACRYGHAGVSRILLSALCDPNRTNLNGDTALHITCAMGRRKLTRILLEADARLGIKNAQGDCPMHIAIRKNYREIIEILNTPKKIRNRKEKPKEGGSRSDKDRDRERDVVDKGINWSPYGCHYFPDPRAFPSPKLETLPKEPLKSGEQYFLDLAGHIHKGPVSVGNTCYCGPFFRHIENKLNCNRKSLKKYVHKTKERLGHKVQALAIKTNDQIEQLTRTMIEDRLRCESKRQHLSEFLRRGEPMRSTFGQQNKNTRIERTMSRCRSLELLENNHEGGRLTNSRSVDVLEDQAVEAIVHRSAEVQLDSDSDEDSNEAGEEEGEDAEEEDKDQVEGEAEPEAQLEHSKLDELKLDFLKVSERLGVLLEKTTLIMERDSEQEGKHQLSSLSPPYNPHPRAESAQLREDKESVNSPNFDEYNNLMRRYPNSSGTSNPSQNSNSWDWEASPTGSNPQPDYNKYYQRIGRGENMLNSVIKALRKDASFADLGKEETAVNETAEGMGGDKLLYKEQASEAAGISNLMKRQPLCLEDNYPVMSNLFYSNPVMEYAEETEVKQNGNENVSKVEIRNSEIKCLKKPNAGQVRDMVAQLQNTIDSNRQDFQTAHVIAARSHSRLNNNFHHIEGTSSNPSPTYSIPHRTAAQFGLPERHIPKDAYFHELPHRPPIPQTPQRRMHSGYVPNASLYRSEDLYVGRIPQPNAPPRQGDYVDAVTYRPLQSPTFQAIVPPHLNHRPRNWPHPNLPTNEIDLDEVSAVGLYNNVSSLV, encoded by the exons ATGCAGCATGGATCCTCCCGCATCCCGAAACAGGAGGCTCTTCCCAACGCGATCTTCGGG CCCGACTCCAGCAACTGGACTTCGCTGCACGAGGCGGTGGCCGCCGGCGATGATCGTCGGGTGGAGGGTCTCCTGTTCAGCAATGCCGATCGATTGGCCAGGGAATCCGTGCAGGGGAACACCCCGCTCCACGAGGCCGCCAGTCGCGGGTTCAGTCGCTGCGTGAAATTGATCTGCGCGCCCCCCACACCATCCGCTTCCTCGGGGGTGGGAAAACCAGGCAAGGGGCAGAAGGACAAAGACAAGGATAAGAGCAAGGGCAGGGTGAAGGTGGCGCACCAGACCATCGAAGCCCTACACAATAGCGCCCTGGGAATTGCCAACAACGAAGGGTTGTCCGCCCTGCACTTGGCCGCTCAAAATGGTCACAATCAGAGTTCAAGGGAACTGCTCTTGGCCGGCGCCGATCCGGATGTCCAGAATAAT TATGGAGACACTCCGCTGCACACCGCCTGCAGATATGGACATGCAGGAGTCTCTCGAATCCTGCTCTCCGCCCTTTGCGATCCGAATAGAACGAATCTGAACGGTGACACCGCTTTGCACATCACCTGTGCCATGGGTCGAAGAAAGCTCACAAGGATTCTCCTGGAGGCAGATGCTCGGCTGGGCATTAAAAACGCACAAGGTGACTGTCCCATGCACATAGCGATCAGGAAGAACTACCGAGAAATCATCGAGATCCTTAACACGCCGAAGAAGATACGGAATCGCAAGGAGAAACCCAAGGAGGGCGGCAGCAGGTCGGACAAGGACAGAGATCGAGAAAGGGATGTGGTTGACAAGGGTATCAACTGGTCACCCTATGGCTGCCATTACTTTCCCGACCCGCGCGCCTTTCCCTCACCAAAACTGGAGACACTGCCTAAGGAGCCACTTAAGTCGGGGGAGCAATATTTCCTGGATTTGGCAGGACATATTCACAAGGGTCCGGTCAGCGTGGGCAACACATGCTATTGCGGTCCCTTCTTCCGACATATTGAAAACAAACTGAATTGCAATCGAAAGAGTTTAAAGAAGTACGTTCACAAAACGAAGGAACGTTTAGGTCACAAAGTTCAGGCATTGGCAATCAAAACGAACGATCAGATTGAACAGCTCACAAGAACGATGATCGAGGACAGACTGAGATGCGAGAGCAAGAGGCAGCACCTCAGTGAGTTCCTGAGAAGAGGTGAACCTATGCGGTCCACCTTCGGTCAGCAGAACAAAAACACAAGGATCGAAAGAACAATGTCCAGGTGCCGCAGTCTAGAGCTCTTGGAAAACAACCATGAAGGTGGTAGGCTCACCAACTCACGGAGTGTAGATGTCCTCGAAGATCAGGCAGTGGAAGCTATAGTACACCGATCAGCGGAGGTCCAGCTAGATAGTGACAGTGATGAAGATTCCAATGAAGCTGGTGAAGAGGAAGGGGAAGATGCAGAAGAGGAGGATAAGGACCAGGTGGAAGGGGAGGCGGAACCAGAGGCGCAACTGGAGCACTCGAAGTTAGATGAACTTAAGCTAGATTTCCTGAAAGTTTCTGAAAGACTGGGAGTTCTTTTAGAGAAAACCACACTGATCATGGAAAGGGACAGCGAACAGGAGGGCAAGCACCAGCTTTCTTCCTTATCGCCACCCTATAATCCCCATCCTAGAGCAGAGTCCGCCCAGCTACGGGAAGACAAAGAGAGTGTTAATAGTCCAAATTTCGACGAGTACAACAACTTGATGCGGCGCTATCCGAACTCCAGTGGGACCTCAAATCCCTCCCAGAACTCCAACAGCTGGGACTGGGAGGCATCCCCCACGGGCAGTAATCCCCAGCCAGATTACAATAAGTACTACCAGCGTATTGGGAGAGGAGAGAACATGCTGAACTCCGTAATAAAGGCGCTCCGGAAAGATGCCTCTTTCGCGGATTTGGGCAAAGAGGAGACGGCTGTCAATGAAACTGCCGAGGGAATGGGAGGCGATAAGCTGCTGTACAAGGAGCAGGCAAGCGAGGCTGCAGGTATCTCCAATCTGATGAAACGGCAGCCGCTGTGTTTGGAAGACAATTATCCCGTCATGTCGAATTTATTTTACTCCAACCCCGTCATGGAATACGCCGAGGAAACAGAAGTGAAGCAAaatggcaatgaaaatgtaagtAAGGTGGAGATTCGGAACAGTGAAATCAAGTGCCTAAAGAAGCCGAATGCTGGGCAGGTAAGGGATATGGTGGCCCAACTCCAAAACACTATTGACTCCAACCGCCAGGATTTCCAGACGGCACATGTGATCGCGGCACGATCACACTCCCGCTTGAACAATAACTTCCACCACATAGAGGGCACCTCTTCGAACCCTTCGCCCACCTATAGTATTCCCCACCGGACTGCCGCCCAGTTTGGACTGCCCGAGAGACACATACCCAAAGATGCCTACTTTCATGAACTGCCCCACCGTCCACCGATCCCACAAACCCCGCAGAGAAGGATGCATTCCGGCTACGTACCAAATGCGAGTCTCTATCGCAGTGAAGATCTATACGTGGGTAGGATACCACAACCAAACGCTCCTCCGAGACAAGGGGACTACGTGGATGCGGTAACCTACAGGCCGCTTCAGTCCCCCACCTTTCAGGCCATTGTGCCGCCCCATCTTAACCATCGGCCAAGAAACTGGCCTCATCCGAATCTTCCAACCAATGAAATCGATCTGGACGAGGTGTCTGCCGTTGGCCTCTACAACAATGTCTCGAGTCTAGTTTGA
- the LOC6529361 gene encoding deubiquitinase DESI2 encodes MFSNGLPCNLSFPSCLSVPKDEIGNEELLPSNMGTREPVILNVYDMYWINEYTTSIGLGVFHSGVEAFGTEFAYGGHPFPFTGVFEISPRDHDELGDQFQFRQSIQIGCTDFTYEEVRRIVEELGNQFRGDRYHLMNNNCNHFSGSLTQILCGQEIPSWVNRLAHFSSCVPFLQRCLPKEWLTPNALQQSITTIQEREDSDNSPL; translated from the exons ATGTTCTCCAACGGATTGCCGTGCAATCTGTCGTTTCCGAGCTGTCTTAGTGTACCAAAAGACGAGATCGGTAATGAAGAGCTCCTGCCATCCAATATGGGGACTCGCGAGCCTGTTATACTCAATGTCTACGATATG TACTGGATCAACGAGTACACCACCTCAATCGGTCTGGGCGTATTTCACTCCGGCGTAGAAGCGTTCGGCACAGAATTCGCCTACGGTGGACATCCATTCCCGTTTACGGGTGTATTTGAGATCTCACCGCGGGATCACGACGAGTTGGGCGATCAGTTCCAGTTCCGGCAGAGCATCCAAATCGGCTGCACCGACTTCACGTACGAGGAGGTGCGACGAATCGTCGAGGAGCTGGGCAATCAGTTCCGGGGCGACCGATATCATCTCATGAACAACAATTGCAACCACTTTTCGGGCTCTTTAACTCAG ATACTTTGCGGCCAAGAAATACCCAGCTGGGTCAATCGTTTAGCGCATTTCAGCTCCTGTGTGCCATTTCTACAAAGATGTTTGCCAAA AGAATGGCTGACACCGAATGCCTTGCAGCAAAGCATTACCACAATCCAAGAACGCGAAGACTCCGACAACAGCCCCCTTTGA
- the LOC6529362 gene encoding transmembrane protein 170A: MFSDDTDELDTIADVMGLRSQARLNTFREMWYHVFLWALFSSIFIHTCAAVVAFFTLRKHKFGRFFSILILVMGFLSPASSGIISSAVIAFVHRASSLPMSPIYAMIWGLGQTIVSACLGFTRILATL, translated from the coding sequence ATGTTTTCGGACGACACCGATGAGTTGGACACCATCGCCGATGTGATGGGACTCCGTTCACAGGCGCGTCTCAATACCTTTCGCGAGATGTGGTACCATGTTTTTCTGTGGGCCCTGTTCTCCTCCATTTTCATCCACACCTGCGCCGCCGTGGTTGCCTTCTTCACGCTCCGGAAGCACAAGTTTGGACGATTTTTCTCGATCCTGATTCTGGTGATGGGATTCCTGTCGCCGGCGTCGAGCGGCATCATCAGCAGTGCGGTCATCGCCTTTGTGCATCGCGCCTCCAGTTTGCCGATGTCGCCCATATACGCCATGATTTGGGGCCTCGGACAGACCATCGTCTCTGCCTGCCTGGGATTCACCCGGATTTTGGCCACGCTGTAG
- the LOC6529363 gene encoding crossover junction endonuclease EME1, translating to MSNKVDKLQKQALREKQKRIKPGECMKYVRLVIDAGFMSIPVGQEALQQLNATDLKFEIRSLPVSHSILWERNVGQHTIALGNSPSGLDEAWTPENQVVQWLPESSFQKAVKNDSLVCLGPRLQASFPDCQYTIVLPALRHSKHGSSASQDALIEMQLLQELHVEQLNKPESQGLVALLQRYTKAIAEAPYKKQRSETLEGFKKYLANDKKQCVRVDQGNGYGRLWQQHLNRLPLVTLEVAESIIAQYPCPKKLIDHFSSDPQAVQSLADLKIKRCNGPQPLHTERRIGNVLSNKLYTLYTAKDPNTLI from the coding sequence ATGTCAAATAAAGTGGACAAACTGCAAAAACAGGCGTTACGGGAAAAACAGAAGCGAATCAAGCCTGGAGAATGCATGAAATACGTGCGGCTGGTTATAGATGCCGGATTTATGTCCATTCCCGTGGGACAGGAGGCCTTGCAGCAATTGAATGCGACGGATTTAAAGTTTGAAATTAGGAGCTTGCCCGTGAGCCACAGCATCCTGTGGGAACGGAATGTGGGCCAGCATACGATTGCTCTGGGCAACAGTCCCTCTGGCCTGGATGAAGCTTGGACACCGGAAAACCAAGTGGTCCAATGGCTACCCGAAAGCAGCTTCCAAAAGGCAGTGAAGAATGACAGTCTTGTTTGTCTGGGACCCCGATTGCAGGCTTCATTTCCGGACTGTCAGTACACCATTGTTTTACCAGCGCTCCGTCATAGCAAGCATGGCAGCTCGGCCAGCCAGGACGCTCTGATTGAGATGCAGTTGCTCCAGGAGCTGCACGTGGAGCAGCTCAATAAACCGGAAAGCCAGGGACTAGTGGCCCTGCTGCAGCGCTATACAAAAGCAATAGCCGAAGCTCCCTACAAGAAACAACGCAGCGAAACATTGGAAGGCTTCAAGAAGTATCTGGCCAACGACAAGAAGCAGTGCGTCCGAGTGGATCAGGGCAATGGATACGGACGCCTCTGGCAGCAGCATCTGAATCGACTACCCCTGGTCACCCTAGAAGTGGCCGAGTCCATAATAGCTCAGTATCCTTGTCCCAAGAAACTGATTGATCACTTTTCCAGTGATCCACAGGCGGTCCAAAGTCTCGCCGATTTAAAGATCAAGCGCTGCAATGGACCTCAACCCCTTCACACCGAACGACGTATTGGAAATGTTCTCAGCAACAAACTGTATACATTGTATACTGCCAAGGACCCCAACACTCTGATCTAG
- the LOC6529364 gene encoding H/ACA ribonucleoprotein complex subunit 3: protein MYLMYTINENGDRVYTLKKRTEDGRPTLSAHPARFSPEDKYSRQRLTIKKRFGLLLTQKPEPIY, encoded by the exons ATGTATCTGATGTACACGATTAACGAAAACGGCGATCGCGTTTACACCCTGAAG AAACGCACTGAGGATGGTCGTCCAACTCTGTCTGCTCATCCAGCACGCTTTTCGCCGGAGGATAAGTACTCGCGCCAGAGGCTCACAATCAAAAAGCGCTTTGGACTGCTGCTCACCCAGAAACCGGAGCCCATTTACTAG
- the LOC6529365 gene encoding transmembrane protein 223 — MSNLLNFALRQGVNSIKRLRLQSFRLAAPAIVTKTPVSSTIKRFSSQTAPFDVNTSVSKDIILFKYENPRFYQMLNFFGICQFVFWTYLSHFAFTTLKDAPVVEKPGEDLKWFQRINLGDNKYRNGITVCSFLIGYGILFAVWMFTLRSVRFLILRKGGQSVSFVTYGPFNRNRIMTVPLKCVSAEESRNLARVQLPIKVKGKTLYYVLDMRGEFRNAQLFDYTAGLKRRI; from the exons ATGAGCAATCTGCTGAATTTCGCCCTGCGTCAGGGCGTCAATTCCATTAAGCGCCTTAGACTCCAGAGTTTCAGGCTGGCAGCTCCGGCCATTGTAACCAAAACGCCGGTCAGTTCCACGATAAAGAGGTTCTCTTCCCAAACCGCCCCCTTCGATGTGAACACCAGTGTTTCCAAGGACATAATACTTTTTAAGTATGAGAACCCGCGGTTCTACCAGATGCTGAACTTTTTCGGCATCTgtcagtttgttttttggaCCTATCTATCGCATTTCGCCTTCACGACGCTAAAGGATGCTCCGGTGGTGGAAAAACCAGGAGAGGATCTAAAGTGGTTCCAGCGTATAAATCTGGGCGATAACAAGTACAGAAATGGTATCACAGTCTGTAGTTTTCTGATAG GATATGGCATACTGTTTGCTGTCTGGATGTTTACCCTTCGCTCGGTGCGATTTCTTATCTTGCGGAAGGGTGGTCAAAGCGTGTCCTTTGTGACCTATGGGCCTTTCAACCGGAATCGCATTATGACTGTGCCTTTGAAGTGCGTCTCCGCCGAGGAATCCCGGAACTTGGCCAGGGTGCAGCTACCCATTAAGGTCAAGGGCAAGACACTGTACTACGTCTTGGATATGCGCGGCGAGTTTCGGAATGCCCAGCTATTCGATTACACAGCGGGCCTTAAGCGTCGCATTTAA